A window of Rubricoccus marinus contains these coding sequences:
- the rho gene encoding transcription termination factor Rho, which translates to MADDTQAEDGRESKVTVDQEASTSPKGKAKGNATDAETPKPKKTRSRVTTVDLTSSAKAEKPAPRSRKKADDDAPEAEKPKRAPRKKKTDPEADAAEETPKKRAPRKKAAAKDADAPEADEKPKRRSRKKAEPEASSDDAPAPEASGEADEKPKRKRTRRKVDAEPVASSDDPKVAEATGDEPESRSDDSSQGQQNDGDDRRSRGNRNDNRGGNQDQEGGGRRRNRNRNKKKGGGGGQDQNSGHPGQEFEGVLELIGDKKFGFIREFTTSLKKGDNDPFMPPPLIQKHDLRDGVKLTGIIKPGRKGAWQVTRVDSIMDGPVEDWEGTEDFEKGMVIYPEEKLNLISSPSDSSMRVVDLVTPLGKGQRALIVAPPRAGKTILLKKMAEGLAKNHPGIKMIALLIDERPEEVTDFRRNTEATVFASSNDYGEDNHVRVATLAFEYSRRMVEQGHDVVVLLDSLTRLGRTFNLFGGNSGRTMSGGLDARALLMPRKIFSSARNIENGGSLTIIATALVETGSRMDDVIFEEFKGTGNAEIVLDRELSEKRVYPAINIRRSGTRNEERLVPEEHTAQRNLLLRALNSRHPVEAMQALLKQIQLSPSNEHLLNELIPESA; encoded by the coding sequence ATGGCAGACGACACGCAGGCCGAAGACGGCCGCGAATCGAAGGTCACCGTCGATCAGGAGGCTTCCACCTCGCCCAAGGGCAAGGCCAAAGGGAACGCCACCGACGCTGAAACCCCTAAACCCAAAAAGACGCGCTCGCGCGTTACCACCGTCGACCTGACGAGCAGCGCCAAGGCCGAGAAGCCTGCGCCGCGCTCTCGCAAAAAGGCCGACGACGATGCGCCAGAGGCCGAGAAGCCCAAGCGCGCCCCACGCAAGAAAAAGACGGATCCCGAAGCGGACGCCGCCGAGGAGACGCCGAAAAAGCGCGCCCCTCGCAAAAAGGCCGCCGCCAAGGACGCCGACGCGCCAGAGGCGGACGAGAAGCCCAAGCGCCGCTCGCGCAAGAAGGCTGAGCCCGAAGCGTCCAGCGACGACGCGCCAGCGCCAGAGGCCTCTGGCGAGGCCGACGAGAAGCCGAAGCGCAAGCGCACCCGCCGCAAGGTAGACGCCGAGCCCGTCGCCTCCAGCGATGACCCCAAGGTGGCCGAGGCCACTGGCGACGAGCCGGAAAGCCGCAGCGACGACTCCTCGCAGGGGCAGCAGAACGACGGCGACGACCGCCGCAGCCGGGGCAACCGCAACGACAACCGCGGCGGCAACCAGGACCAGGAAGGTGGAGGACGGCGCCGCAACCGTAACCGCAACAAGAAGAAAGGCGGGGGCGGAGGCCAGGACCAGAACAGTGGCCACCCCGGGCAGGAGTTCGAGGGCGTGCTGGAGCTGATCGGCGACAAGAAGTTCGGCTTCATCCGCGAGTTCACGACCTCGCTGAAAAAGGGCGACAACGACCCCTTTATGCCGCCACCGCTGATCCAGAAGCACGATCTCCGCGACGGCGTCAAGCTGACCGGCATCATCAAGCCCGGCCGCAAGGGCGCGTGGCAGGTCACCCGCGTGGATTCCATCATGGATGGACCCGTGGAGGACTGGGAGGGAACGGAGGACTTCGAGAAGGGGATGGTGATCTACCCCGAGGAGAAGCTCAACCTCATCTCCAGCCCGTCGGATTCGTCGATGCGCGTCGTGGACCTCGTGACGCCGCTTGGCAAGGGCCAGCGCGCGCTGATCGTGGCGCCGCCCCGCGCGGGCAAGACGATCCTGCTCAAGAAGATGGCGGAGGGGCTCGCGAAGAACCACCCCGGCATCAAGATGATCGCGCTGCTCATCGACGAGCGCCCGGAGGAGGTGACGGACTTCCGCCGTAACACGGAGGCCACGGTGTTCGCGTCCTCCAACGATTACGGGGAGGACAACCACGTGCGCGTGGCAACGCTCGCCTTTGAGTACAGCCGACGCATGGTGGAGCAGGGGCACGACGTCGTCGTGCTGCTGGACTCGCTCACGCGCCTCGGCCGCACGTTCAACCTCTTCGGAGGCAACTCCGGCCGCACGATGTCGGGCGGTCTGGACGCTCGCGCGCTGCTCATGCCGCGCAAGATCTTCAGCTCGGCCCGCAACATCGAGAACGGCGGCTCGCTCACGATCATCGCCACGGCGCTGGTCGAGACCGGCAGCCGCATGGACGACGTGATCTTCGAGGAGTTCAAGGGCACCGGCAACGCCGAGATCGTGCTCGACCGCGAGCTCTCAGAAAAGCGGGTCTACCCGGCGATCAACATCCGCCGCAGCGGCACGCGCAACGAAGAGCGGCTTGTCCCAGAGGAACACACCGCGCAGCGGAACCTCCTCTTGCGGGCGCTCAACTCGCGCCACCCCGTGGAGGCGATGCAGGCGCTGCTCAAGCAGATCCAGCTCAGCCCGAGCAACGAGCACCTGCTCAACGAGCTCATCCCTGAGTCCGCATAA
- a CDS encoding CoA-binding protein: MQSPDLADSLASAHTIAVVGCSPRAYQTSHRIAQYLLDAGYRVVPINPFHDEILGQTAYPDLQSIPEEVEIDIVNVFRRSEHTEGVVHDAAARAAATGRHPLVWTQLGVHSPEAQAAAEAADLPYVAERCIMVDHRRFLG, encoded by the coding sequence ATGCAGTCCCCAGACCTCGCCGATTCCCTCGCCTCCGCCCACACCATCGCCGTCGTGGGCTGCTCACCTCGCGCGTACCAGACGAGTCACCGGATCGCGCAGTACCTCCTCGACGCGGGTTACCGGGTGGTCCCGATCAACCCCTTCCACGACGAGATCCTGGGCCAGACAGCGTACCCGGATCTCCAGTCGATTCCCGAGGAGGTCGAGATCGATATCGTAAACGTGTTCCGCCGCTCGGAGCACACAGAGGGCGTGGTACACGATGCCGCCGCACGCGCTGCGGCCACAGGCCGGCACCCGCTGGTCTGGACGCAACTCGGCGTCCACTCGCCAGAGGCCCAGGCCGCGGCCGAGGCTGCGGATCTCCCCTACGTCGCGGAGCGGTGCATTATGGTAGATCACCGCCGGTTCTTGGGATAG
- the lysS gene encoding lysine--tRNA ligase produces the protein MSARDLTEQEEVRRQHLAALREAGIEPYPAEAWTTTHHAQEALDLFEDAKHDPEAEGTEPVRVVIAGRMQTKRVMGKVAFFHLSDASGAIQIYARRDDLEDGWYNAIFKKLLDPGDWLGIEGTLFRTQKGEVSVHADRIVLLSKSLKPLPVEKTVVDEETGESKTFNEVTDPDFRYRQRYADLALHPEVRDVFVKRARLLRTMRDFLDARGYVEVETPALQPLYGGAAARPFKTHANALDMPLFLRIADELYLKRLLVGGFEGVYEIAKDFRNEGLSRFHNPEFTMMELYVAFRDYDWMMKLVETMLEEIAQALHGTSEVTWGEHTLSFKAPFARIPIFQAIEDKTGHNLRGKTRDEVADIAKSLHIAVDDSMGLGKLIDEVFGETVEPHLIQPTFITDYPVELSPLAKRHRTEEGLVERFELIAGGKELCNAFSELNDPLDQRQRFEDQVTLATAGDDEAVNTVDEDYLRALEYGMPPAAGLGIGIDRLTMVMTNQPSIRDVLLFPLLRPEDGEEVASGDAPEASGENAP, from the coding sequence ATGTCCGCCCGCGATCTCACCGAGCAAGAAGAAGTCCGCCGTCAGCACCTCGCCGCGCTCCGCGAGGCCGGCATCGAGCCGTACCCCGCCGAGGCGTGGACCACGACGCACCACGCGCAAGAGGCGCTGGACCTGTTCGAGGACGCCAAACACGACCCCGAGGCCGAGGGGACGGAGCCCGTCCGCGTGGTCATCGCGGGCCGGATGCAGACCAAGCGCGTGATGGGCAAGGTGGCCTTTTTCCACCTCTCCGACGCCTCTGGCGCGATCCAGATCTACGCCCGCCGCGACGACCTGGAGGACGGCTGGTACAACGCCATCTTTAAAAAGCTGCTCGACCCCGGCGACTGGCTGGGCATCGAAGGCACGCTGTTCCGGACGCAGAAGGGCGAGGTGAGCGTGCACGCCGACAGGATCGTGCTGCTCTCGAAGAGCCTCAAGCCGCTGCCCGTCGAGAAGACGGTCGTGGACGAGGAGACCGGCGAGAGCAAGACCTTCAACGAGGTCACCGATCCCGACTTCCGCTACCGCCAGCGCTACGCCGATCTCGCGCTGCACCCCGAGGTGCGCGACGTGTTCGTCAAGCGCGCCCGCCTCTTGCGCACCATGCGCGACTTCTTGGACGCCAGAGGCTACGTGGAAGTGGAAACGCCCGCGCTCCAGCCGCTCTATGGCGGCGCCGCCGCGCGTCCGTTCAAGACGCACGCGAACGCGCTGGACATGCCGCTCTTTCTCCGCATCGCGGACGAGCTGTACCTCAAGCGGCTCCTCGTGGGCGGCTTCGAGGGCGTGTACGAGATCGCGAAGGACTTCCGCAACGAGGGCCTCTCGCGCTTCCACAACCCCGAGTTCACCATGATGGAGTTGTACGTCGCCTTCCGCGACTACGACTGGATGATGAAGCTCGTGGAGACGATGCTGGAGGAGATCGCCCAAGCGCTCCACGGCACAAGCGAGGTCACCTGGGGCGAGCACACGCTGAGCTTCAAGGCGCCCTTTGCGCGCATCCCCATCTTCCAGGCCATCGAGGACAAGACGGGTCACAACCTGCGCGGCAAGACGCGCGACGAGGTCGCGGACATCGCCAAGAGCTTGCACATCGCCGTGGACGATAGCATGGGGCTGGGCAAGCTTATCGACGAGGTCTTTGGCGAGACCGTCGAGCCGCACCTTATCCAGCCGACGTTTATCACGGACTACCCCGTCGAGCTCTCGCCTCTGGCGAAGCGGCACCGGACCGAGGAAGGTCTGGTCGAGCGCTTCGAGCTTATCGCGGGCGGCAAGGAGCTGTGCAACGCGTTCTCCGAGCTCAACGACCCGCTGGACCAGCGCCAGCGCTTCGAGGACCAGGTCACGCTCGCGACGGCAGGCGACGACGAGGCCGTCAACACGGTCGACGAGGACTACCTCCGCGCGCTGGAGTACGGCATGCCGCCCGCGGCCGGGCTCGGTATCGGCATCGACCGCCTCACGATGGTGATGACCAACCAGCCCTCCATCCGCGACGTGCTCCTGTTCCCTCTCCTCCGCCCGGAGGACGGCGAGGAGGTTGCAAGCGGTGACGCGCCAGAGGCCTCTGGCGAGAACGCGCCGTAG
- a CDS encoding shikimate kinase: protein MTPRVYLTGFMASGKSTVGPLVADALGYRFLDLDWLVVVRTGKSIPEIFAEGGAEAFRKAEAQALEETTRGESHVIASGGGSLVQPGAMDLAKGAGTVVWLRTSPETVARRVGSAGDRPMLWGDDGRPLAGAPLRQRIRELMNEREPSYAHADLTVDADASPEAVARAVVEAVRAL from the coding sequence ATGACCCCTCGCGTCTACCTCACTGGCTTTATGGCCTCCGGCAAGAGCACCGTCGGCCCGCTGGTGGCGGACGCGTTGGGTTACCGCTTTCTCGACCTCGACTGGCTCGTCGTGGTGCGGACAGGAAAGTCCATCCCGGAGATCTTCGCCGAGGGCGGCGCGGAAGCGTTCCGAAAAGCAGAGGCCCAAGCGCTGGAGGAGACCACGCGCGGGGAGAGCCACGTGATCGCCTCTGGCGGCGGCTCCCTCGTGCAACCGGGCGCCATGGACCTCGCGAAGGGTGCTGGGACCGTCGTGTGGCTGCGCACCTCGCCCGAGACCGTCGCGCGCCGCGTCGGCTCCGCCGGCGACCGGCCGATGCTGTGGGGCGACGACGGGCGGCCTCTGGCGGGCGCGCCGCTGCGCCAGAGGATCCGCGAGCTGATGAATGAGCGCGAGCCCTCCTACGCCCACGCCGACCTCACGGTAGACGCCGACGCGTCGCCAGAGGCCGTCGCGCGAGCCGTCGTAGAAGCCGTGCGCGCGCTCTGA
- a CDS encoding kelch repeat-containing protein, whose translation MIRFSPEACVSLLALLLLAGCDRPIVGSIAPEIEVVSPSLTEVQTGTRVLLQLSVESISGVDDVRVNGAEATQNDVTGLWEIEVDLLSGANTFLLEAFSNEQTASREVDLIRASVGVRAAGVVLFEPRADHTATALTSGVLLAGGIGSSGDVLSTAQVIRESGPLTFALSDPAALQSPRTGHTATALPDGRVLLLGGTSTPEASGVDSFVGTPEIYDPETDTTSPVFTRRTQSRRSGHTTVLLTREGRVFLYALGGQAPTGSTTNPVAASNTLDVLELKTTSTADTLVTLTPGGGAGGGARYADATQLVLTTTATQVVTIATGFDATSEPPSASATRFFYTAPGSQYPFDVNVGSVGLPLEPRTSAAGISLGNSLALLAGGRDAAGAPLASLEVFADRSGRFLSVPAALVTPRYSHTVTRAPSGRILVIGGRNASGQALSTVEVLTL comes from the coding sequence ATGATCCGATTCTCGCCAGAGGCCTGCGTCTCGCTTCTCGCCCTCTTGCTCCTCGCGGGCTGCGACCGGCCCATCGTCGGCTCCATCGCGCCTGAGATCGAAGTGGTCTCGCCGAGCCTGACCGAGGTGCAGACGGGCACGCGTGTGCTGCTCCAGCTTTCCGTAGAGTCCATCTCCGGCGTTGACGACGTGCGCGTCAACGGCGCTGAGGCCACGCAGAACGACGTGACGGGGCTATGGGAGATCGAGGTCGACCTCCTCTCGGGCGCCAACACGTTTTTGCTGGAAGCGTTCTCGAACGAACAGACGGCCTCTCGCGAGGTCGACCTGATCCGGGCCAGCGTCGGGGTGCGCGCCGCGGGCGTGGTCCTATTCGAGCCGCGTGCGGACCATACCGCGACCGCTCTCACCAGCGGCGTGCTTCTCGCGGGAGGAATCGGATCTAGCGGAGACGTGCTCTCGACCGCGCAAGTGATCCGCGAGTCCGGGCCGCTCACCTTCGCGCTCAGCGATCCAGCCGCTCTCCAGTCGCCGCGCACCGGCCACACCGCCACCGCCCTCCCCGACGGACGCGTGCTGCTCCTCGGCGGTACGTCTACGCCAGAGGCCTCTGGCGTGGACTCGTTCGTCGGCACGCCAGAGATCTACGACCCGGAGACGGACACCACGAGCCCCGTGTTTACCCGCCGCACTCAGAGCCGCCGGAGCGGGCACACCACGGTGCTGCTCACGCGCGAGGGCCGCGTGTTCCTGTACGCCCTCGGGGGCCAGGCGCCGACGGGCTCTACCACGAACCCCGTCGCGGCGAGCAATACGCTGGACGTGCTAGAGCTCAAGACCACCTCCACCGCCGATACGCTGGTGACGCTCACCCCGGGAGGCGGCGCCGGCGGCGGCGCGCGGTACGCCGACGCCACCCAGCTCGTGCTCACGACGACCGCCACACAGGTCGTTACCATCGCGACCGGGTTCGACGCCACGTCCGAGCCGCCCTCCGCTTCTGCGACCCGTTTTTTCTACACCGCTCCCGGCTCCCAATACCCGTTCGATGTCAACGTGGGCTCGGTGGGTCTACCGCTCGAACCCCGCACCTCGGCCGCTGGCATCAGCCTGGGCAACTCGCTCGCGTTGCTCGCGGGCGGCCGTGACGCCGCCGGTGCGCCTCTGGCGTCGCTGGAGGTCTTCGCGGACCGCTCTGGCCGGTTCCTCTCCGTCCCCGCTGCACTCGTGACGCCTCGCTACAGCCACACTGTAACCCGCGCGCCGAGCGGCCGTATCCTCGTGATCGGAGGCCGCAACGCCAGCGGCCAGGCCCTCTCCACCGTGGAGGTGCTCACGCTCTAA
- a CDS encoding AbgT family transporter → MTPSPATEPSGRISRLLGHIERLGNKLPDPAMLFLLSLILVWVLSALLAGVEFNAVNPRDGEPLRVLNLLTPEALTSFLTNMVTIFTSFAPLGVVLVAMLGVGVADAAGFFNTSIKLLLGRTSTALLTPVVVLVGLISHSAVDAGYVLVIPLGGIIFYAAGRHPLAGIAAAFAGVSGGFSANPVPSAIDPLLQGFTLPAAQIVDATIQVNPLNNYYFTAASSLLIIGLGWIITDRIIEPRLNATAPVDADAEEAPDMASFSPREKRAFWAASGALVLGLVLLTLTLIPEGSAFRDPETGSLNSFSAPIMQSIVPLIFLLFLIPGVVYGFVAGTFKNSKDVVDAMTKAMQGMSYYIVMAFFCSLFIYAFSTSNLGTLLAVKGAAGLQALNLPGGVTIVGIIFLTAFVNLFVGSASAKWALLAPIFVPVLMQVGISPDLTQAAYRVGDSSSNIITPLMPYFPLVVVYCQRYVKSTGIGTLTSIMLPYSVAFLVAWSAFLLLYWAFGIPLGLGASFSYGG, encoded by the coding sequence ATGACGCCATCCCCTGCGACAGAGCCCTCCGGTCGGATCAGCCGCCTGCTCGGCCACATTGAGCGCCTCGGAAACAAGCTCCCGGATCCGGCGATGCTGTTCCTGCTCTCGCTGATCCTCGTCTGGGTGCTGAGCGCCCTGCTCGCCGGCGTGGAGTTCAACGCCGTCAACCCGCGCGATGGCGAGCCGCTCCGCGTGCTGAACCTGCTGACGCCAGAGGCCCTCACGAGCTTTCTGACGAACATGGTGACCATCTTTACGTCCTTCGCGCCGCTGGGCGTGGTGCTCGTGGCGATGCTGGGCGTGGGCGTGGCGGACGCAGCCGGGTTTTTCAACACGAGCATCAAGCTCCTTCTCGGCCGGACGAGCACGGCGTTGCTTACGCCCGTCGTCGTCCTCGTGGGCCTGATCAGTCACAGCGCGGTGGACGCGGGGTACGTTCTCGTGATTCCGCTGGGCGGGATCATCTTCTACGCCGCCGGTCGGCATCCTCTGGCGGGCATCGCCGCGGCGTTTGCGGGCGTCTCGGGCGGCTTTAGTGCCAACCCCGTCCCCTCCGCCATCGACCCTTTGCTGCAGGGATTCACGCTGCCCGCAGCGCAGATCGTAGACGCGACGATCCAGGTCAACCCGCTCAACAACTACTACTTCACCGCCGCCTCCAGCCTGCTCATCATCGGCTTGGGCTGGATCATCACGGACCGCATCATTGAGCCACGGCTCAACGCGACCGCGCCCGTTGACGCCGACGCGGAGGAAGCGCCGGACATGGCCTCGTTCTCGCCGCGCGAGAAGCGCGCGTTCTGGGCGGCCTCTGGCGCGCTGGTGCTTGGCTTGGTGTTGCTCACGCTCACGCTGATCCCCGAAGGCTCGGCGTTCCGCGATCCCGAGACCGGCTCGCTGAACTCGTTCTCGGCGCCGATCATGCAGTCCATCGTGCCGCTGATCTTCCTGCTGTTCCTGATCCCCGGCGTGGTCTACGGGTTCGTAGCAGGCACGTTCAAGAACAGCAAGGACGTGGTGGACGCGATGACGAAGGCGATGCAGGGCATGAGCTACTACATCGTGATGGCGTTCTTCTGCTCGCTGTTCATCTACGCCTTCAGCACGTCCAACCTGGGCACGCTGCTGGCGGTCAAGGGCGCGGCGGGGCTGCAGGCGCTGAACCTGCCGGGCGGCGTCACCATCGTCGGCATCATCTTCCTGACGGCGTTCGTCAACCTCTTCGTGGGGTCGGCCAGCGCGAAATGGGCGCTGCTCGCGCCGATCTTCGTGCCGGTCCTGATGCAGGTCGGCATCTCGCCGGACCTCACCCAGGCGGCCTACCGCGTGGGCGACTCGTCGTCCAACATCATCACGCCGTTGATGCCGTACTTCCCGCTCGTCGTCGTGTACTGCCAGCGCTACGTCAAGAGCACCGGCATCGGCACGCTGACCTCGATCATGCTGCCGTACTCGGTCGCGTTCCTGGTCGCGTGGAGCGCGTTCCTGCTGCTCTACTGGGCGTTCGGGATCCCGCTCGGGCTGGGCGCCTCGTTCAGCTACGGCGGCTAG
- a CDS encoding TraB/GumN family protein: MTSRHSILAALLALTPLAPALAQEAAAPDAQAAEASGEVSPVLYLMEDEDSRVYLLGSVHVLDEGSYPLPANVEEAYADAEAVAFEIDMSDMAAIQSAVMTRAQYADGRTLQDAMGESFAALEARVGPAATQLSGFEPWAVQLTLVPLALQGTGYTATSGVDQHFLGRATADAKERLALETADSQMAIFDGIPEETQVEMLLETLNEWDAMSGEIEGLIAAWKSGEDEAMEPYFNDIPDSIRPALLRDRNAAWVPQIEAMLAREGEDVLVVVGAGHLVGADSVIMMLREKGYTLTRL; the protein is encoded by the coding sequence ATGACGTCCCGACATTCGATTCTCGCCGCCCTCCTCGCGCTTACGCCTCTGGCGCCCGCCCTCGCGCAAGAGGCCGCAGCCCCAGACGCGCAGGCCGCCGAGGCCTCTGGCGAGGTCTCGCCCGTTCTCTACCTCATGGAGGATGAGGACAGCCGCGTGTACCTCCTCGGCTCCGTCCACGTGTTGGACGAGGGTTCGTACCCGCTCCCCGCGAACGTGGAGGAGGCCTACGCTGATGCCGAGGCCGTCGCCTTCGAGATCGACATGAGCGACATGGCAGCCATCCAGAGCGCCGTGATGACGCGGGCGCAGTACGCGGATGGCCGCACGCTCCAGGACGCGATGGGCGAGAGCTTCGCCGCGCTAGAAGCACGCGTCGGCCCCGCCGCCACGCAGCTCTCCGGGTTTGAGCCGTGGGCCGTGCAGCTCACCCTCGTGCCTCTGGCGCTCCAGGGGACCGGGTACACCGCCACCAGCGGCGTGGACCAGCACTTCCTCGGCCGCGCCACCGCCGACGCCAAGGAGCGCCTCGCGCTGGAGACCGCCGACAGCCAGATGGCCATCTTCGACGGCATCCCCGAGGAGACGCAGGTGGAGATGCTTCTCGAGACGCTGAACGAGTGGGATGCGATGAGCGGTGAGATCGAGGGCCTGATCGCGGCCTGGAAGTCGGGCGAGGACGAGGCCATGGAGCCGTACTTCAACGACATCCCGGACTCCATCCGCCCGGCGCTGCTGCGCGACCGCAACGCGGCCTGGGTGCCGCAGATCGAAGCGATGCTGGCGCGCGAGGGCGAGGACGTACTGGTCGTCGTCGGCGCGGGGCACTTGGTGGGCGCAGACAGCGTGATCATGATGCTGCGCGAGAAGGGCTACACCCTTACGCGGCTCTAG
- a CDS encoding ribonuclease HII, with protein sequence MPDFSLERLHWAAGRERVAGVDEAGRGCLAGPVVAAAVILPHDARLPGLDDSKALSAAQRQRLLPLIREQALAVGVGACSPQEVDALNVLWAAMEAMRRALADLAVTPDAVLIDGNRVPPAAQTAGAEPPEASGAVPSAHVEAIVKGDAKSLSIAAASVVAKVTRDEAMVALGGEFGAYGFAQHKGYPTAQHYAALAEHGPTIHHRRSFRLTR encoded by the coding sequence GTGCCTGATTTCTCTCTTGAACGCCTCCACTGGGCCGCAGGGCGCGAGCGCGTGGCCGGCGTGGACGAAGCCGGCCGCGGCTGCCTAGCAGGCCCCGTCGTGGCTGCGGCCGTGATCCTCCCACACGATGCCCGCCTCCCCGGCCTGGACGATTCCAAGGCGCTTTCCGCAGCGCAGCGCCAGAGGCTCCTCCCGCTGATCCGCGAGCAAGCCCTCGCGGTAGGCGTCGGCGCGTGCTCGCCGCAAGAGGTGGACGCCCTCAACGTGCTCTGGGCCGCGATGGAAGCCATGCGCCGCGCCCTCGCGGACCTCGCCGTGACCCCGGACGCGGTGCTGATCGACGGCAACCGCGTCCCGCCAGCGGCACAAACCGCCGGGGCCGAACCGCCAGAGGCCTCTGGCGCCGTGCCTTCGGCGCACGTGGAGGCTATCGTAAAGGGCGACGCGAAAAGCCTGAGCATCGCGGCGGCTTCGGTCGTGGCCAAGGTCACGCGCGACGAGGCAATGGTGGCGCTAGGCGGCGAGTTCGGCGCCTACGGCTTCGCGCAGCACAAGGGCTACCCCACCGCGCAACACTACGCCGCCCTGGCCGAACACGGGCCAACGATCCACCACCGCCGGAGCTTCCGGCTGACCCGCTAA
- the truA gene encoding tRNA pseudouridine(38-40) synthase TruA, whose amino-acid sequence MARTRLLIEYDGTEFSGWQTQPGARTVQGEIERALTVIMGSTPPFMGSGRTDAGVHARGQVAHVDTPEPVDAFRLRGSLNGLLPESVAVLGVEPAPEDFHARYSARQRTYHYHVATAPRALDRLWRTTLRSTPDVETMNEAAQALLGTHEFSSFCRTRSETTNRVCTVHHAQWVPEAREGDWRFEIQANRYVHGMVRAIVGTLLEIGRGRREADSIPDLLASGDRRLAGPAAPAHGLVLHRVEYDAPVFTPTFA is encoded by the coding sequence GTGGCCCGCACCCGCCTCTTGATCGAATACGACGGCACCGAGTTTTCCGGGTGGCAGACGCAGCCCGGAGCGCGGACCGTCCAGGGGGAGATCGAGCGCGCGCTGACCGTCATCATGGGAAGCACGCCCCCGTTTATGGGGTCCGGGAGGACCGACGCCGGGGTTCACGCCAGAGGCCAGGTCGCGCACGTCGACACGCCTGAGCCGGTCGACGCGTTTCGCTTACGGGGCAGCCTGAACGGCCTGCTCCCGGAGTCCGTCGCTGTGCTCGGCGTGGAGCCCGCGCCAGAGGACTTCCACGCGCGGTACAGCGCGCGGCAGCGCACGTACCACTACCACGTCGCAACGGCGCCCCGGGCCCTGGATCGCCTCTGGCGCACAACCCTCCGCTCCACACCCGACGTGGAGACCATGAACGAGGCCGCTCAGGCGCTTCTGGGCACGCACGAATTCTCCTCCTTCTGCCGCACCCGCTCGGAGACGACCAACCGCGTGTGTACCGTTCACCATGCCCAGTGGGTGCCCGAGGCGCGAGAGGGCGATTGGCGCTTCGAGATCCAAGCCAACCGGTACGTGCACGGCATGGTGCGCGCGATCGTCGGGACGCTGCTGGAGATCGGGCGCGGCCGCCGAGAGGCCGATAGCATTCCCGACCTTCTCGCCTCTGGCGACCGCCGCCTCGCGGGTCCCGCGGCGCCCGCTCACGGCCTCGTGCTGCACCGCGTCGAGTACGACGCGCCCGTCTTTACCCCTACGTTCGCATGA